A genomic region of Anas acuta chromosome 1, bAnaAcu1.1, whole genome shotgun sequence contains the following coding sequences:
- the FAM234B gene encoding protein FAM234B isoform X2 yields MQDPDSDVEVGMTKQRTSESAPEGYPAEAAGSLEQKAAPSLMPYLRTAVFLLTVVISMILVLVCAFLIPCPPRDLHNTWNRNLGQGTGGVLSPLELCDVNGDGLPDILIVFTALMNASVMGVSRPSVTVVALSGMNGSTLWSIQLPEETRSVQCKGLSLGAPGEPTCLVTGTSKFLSLLSASTGKTIWTLNSIHLSDGILAAPAATLPDVDGDGVRDIVVLALKETQPDVFFVLVSGKTGTALGGPVKYSINGEGKVIGPQVHITSRGAIYILFGFGNVQAVALRDIFTQARNRDSFPAMLQQEEPEWEKRRSVNLSELIDIYSGGVEFLQMMKTPDTNCSNLLITSKEGLILLQGQDLEPRWTLEMQNISSQPVLGYFSADQTLDFMLQAQTGDGKKKVVVIDGKSGIPVWNQELPWQKQQLDALSVMTLDKKSVFLFWADEAQPVLQSLQPGPRSERPGLHHLYLLHPVFPTVLLDLTNATDKVIASAIGINDLQKDAFHITVTTTATSEKQPGFLSVSKLGLKWAMMTQGRMVWLKDSTTPKISRGEVRRFLARLKFVDFPHKL; encoded by the exons ATGCAGGATCCTGACTCCGATGTGGAGGTTGGGATGACAAAGCAGCGCACGTCAGAAAGCGCGCCCGAGGGTTATCCTGCAGAGGCGGCTGGGAGCTTGGAGCAGAAGGCTGCTCCCTCCCTCATGCCATACCTGCGCACAGCGGTCTTTTTGCTCACTGTGGTGATCTCGATGATTCTTGTTTTGGTGTGCGCCTTTCTCATTCCCTGTCCCCCTAGGGATTTGCATAACACCTGGAACCGCAACCTAGGTCAGGGAACAG GTGGAGTGTTATCCCCACTGGAGCTGTGTGATGTGAACGGCGATGGGCTTCCTGACATCCTCATCGTCTTCACAGCCTTGATGAATGCCAGTGTCATGG GTGTCTCTAGGCCCTCTGTGACTGTGGTGGCCCTTTCTGGTATGAATGGCAGCACTCTGTGGTCCATCCAGCTTCCAGAGGAGACCCGGAGTGTACAGTGCAAAGGGTTGTCTCTGGGGGCACCAGGAGAGCCCACCTGCCTTGTGACAGGAACATCTAAATTCCTCAGCCTTCTCAGCGCTTCCACAG GCAAGACCATCTGGACACTGAACTCTATCCACCTTTCTGATGGGATCCTGGCTGCACCGGCTGCAACTCTTCCGGATGTAGATGGAGATGGCGTTAGAGATATTGTTGTTCTGGCTCTCAAAGAGACACAG CCTGATGTGTTTTTCGTCTTGGTGTCAGGAAAGACCGGGACTGCTTTGGGTGGGCCTGTGAAGTACAGCATCAATGGAGAAGGGAAAGTGATTGGTCCTCAAGTCCATATCACCAGCCGGGGAGCCATCTACATCCTCTTTGGTTTTG GTAATGTCCAAGCAGTTGCCCTGAGGGATATCTTTACCCAAGCCAGAAACCGGGACAGCTTTCCTGcaatgctgcagcaggaggagccaGAGTGGGAAAAACGAAGATCTGTAAACCTGTCAGAGCTCATTGACATTTACAG TGGGGGTGTTGAATTCCTGCAGATGATGAAGACACCTGACACAAACTGCAGCAACCTGCTCATCACCAGCAAAGAGGGCTTGATCCTGCTACAGGGACAGGACCTGGAGCCCCGTTGGACTCTGGAAATGCAGAATATCAGCAG CCAGCCTGTGCTGGGTTACTTCAGTGCTGATCAGACTCTGGACTTCATGCTGCAAGCACAGACTGGAGacgggaaaaaaaag GTGGTAGTGATAGATGGCAAATCTGGCATCCCTGTTTGGAACCAGGAACTCCCATGGCAGAAGCAGCAACTTGATGCACTGTCAGTCATGACTTTGGacaagaaatctgttttcctcttctgggCTGATGAAGCACAGCCTGTGTTACAAAGTCTG CAACCTGGTCCCAGATCTGAACGCCCAGGGCTGCACCACCTTTATCTCCTCCATCCTGTTTTCCCTACAGTCCTTTTGGACCTCACCAATGCAACAGACAAAGTCATTGCTTCAGCAA TTGGAATTAACGATCTCCAGAAGGATGCATTTCACATCACTGTGACAACAACTGCAACCTCTGAAAAACAGCCAGGATTTCTCTCAGTCAGCAAGCTGGGCTTAAAGTGGGCCATGATGACTCAAGGTCGAATGGTGTGGCTAAAGGACTCCACCACTCCCAAAATCAGCCGTGGAGAAGTGAGGCGATTTCTTGCCCGGCTAAAATTTGTTGACTTTCCTCACAAG CTCTAG
- the FAM234B gene encoding protein FAM234B isoform X1, whose protein sequence is MATVLSRALKLPGKKSPDLGEYDPLTQADSDESEDDLVLNIQKNGGVKNGKSPPEEMQDPDSDVEVGMTKQRTSESAPEGYPAEAAGSLEQKAAPSLMPYLRTAVFLLTVVISMILVLVCAFLIPCPPRDLHNTWNRNLGQGTGGVLSPLELCDVNGDGLPDILIVFTALMNASVMGVSRPSVTVVALSGMNGSTLWSIQLPEETRSVQCKGLSLGAPGEPTCLVTGTSKFLSLLSASTGKTIWTLNSIHLSDGILAAPAATLPDVDGDGVRDIVVLALKETQPDVFFVLVSGKTGTALGGPVKYSINGEGKVIGPQVHITSRGAIYILFGFGNVQAVALRDIFTQARNRDSFPAMLQQEEPEWEKRRSVNLSELIDIYSGGVEFLQMMKTPDTNCSNLLITSKEGLILLQGQDLEPRWTLEMQNISSQPVLGYFSADQTLDFMLQAQTGDGKKKVVVIDGKSGIPVWNQELPWQKQQLDALSVMTLDKKSVFLFWADEAQPVLQSLQPGPRSERPGLHHLYLLHPVFPTVLLDLTNATDKVIASAIGINDLQKDAFHITVTTTATSEKQPGFLSVSKLGLKWAMMTQGRMVWLKDSTTPKISRGEVRRFLARLKFVDFPHKL, encoded by the exons GAAAGAAGAGCCCGGACCTCGGGGAGTACGATCCCCTCACTCAGGCTGATAGTGATGAAAGCGAAGATGACCTCGTACTCAACATACAGAAAAACGGGGGTGTCAAGAATGGAAAGAGCCCCCCTGAGGAGATGCAGGATCCTGACTCCGATGTGGAGGTTGGGATGACAAAGCAGCGCACGTCAGAAAGCGCGCCCGAGGGTTATCCTGCAGAGGCGGCTGGGAGCTTGGAGCAGAAGGCTGCTCCCTCCCTCATGCCATACCTGCGCACAGCGGTCTTTTTGCTCACTGTGGTGATCTCGATGATTCTTGTTTTGGTGTGCGCCTTTCTCATTCCCTGTCCCCCTAGGGATTTGCATAACACCTGGAACCGCAACCTAGGTCAGGGAACAG GTGGAGTGTTATCCCCACTGGAGCTGTGTGATGTGAACGGCGATGGGCTTCCTGACATCCTCATCGTCTTCACAGCCTTGATGAATGCCAGTGTCATGG GTGTCTCTAGGCCCTCTGTGACTGTGGTGGCCCTTTCTGGTATGAATGGCAGCACTCTGTGGTCCATCCAGCTTCCAGAGGAGACCCGGAGTGTACAGTGCAAAGGGTTGTCTCTGGGGGCACCAGGAGAGCCCACCTGCCTTGTGACAGGAACATCTAAATTCCTCAGCCTTCTCAGCGCTTCCACAG GCAAGACCATCTGGACACTGAACTCTATCCACCTTTCTGATGGGATCCTGGCTGCACCGGCTGCAACTCTTCCGGATGTAGATGGAGATGGCGTTAGAGATATTGTTGTTCTGGCTCTCAAAGAGACACAG CCTGATGTGTTTTTCGTCTTGGTGTCAGGAAAGACCGGGACTGCTTTGGGTGGGCCTGTGAAGTACAGCATCAATGGAGAAGGGAAAGTGATTGGTCCTCAAGTCCATATCACCAGCCGGGGAGCCATCTACATCCTCTTTGGTTTTG GTAATGTCCAAGCAGTTGCCCTGAGGGATATCTTTACCCAAGCCAGAAACCGGGACAGCTTTCCTGcaatgctgcagcaggaggagccaGAGTGGGAAAAACGAAGATCTGTAAACCTGTCAGAGCTCATTGACATTTACAG TGGGGGTGTTGAATTCCTGCAGATGATGAAGACACCTGACACAAACTGCAGCAACCTGCTCATCACCAGCAAAGAGGGCTTGATCCTGCTACAGGGACAGGACCTGGAGCCCCGTTGGACTCTGGAAATGCAGAATATCAGCAG CCAGCCTGTGCTGGGTTACTTCAGTGCTGATCAGACTCTGGACTTCATGCTGCAAGCACAGACTGGAGacgggaaaaaaaag GTGGTAGTGATAGATGGCAAATCTGGCATCCCTGTTTGGAACCAGGAACTCCCATGGCAGAAGCAGCAACTTGATGCACTGTCAGTCATGACTTTGGacaagaaatctgttttcctcttctgggCTGATGAAGCACAGCCTGTGTTACAAAGTCTG CAACCTGGTCCCAGATCTGAACGCCCAGGGCTGCACCACCTTTATCTCCTCCATCCTGTTTTCCCTACAGTCCTTTTGGACCTCACCAATGCAACAGACAAAGTCATTGCTTCAGCAA TTGGAATTAACGATCTCCAGAAGGATGCATTTCACATCACTGTGACAACAACTGCAACCTCTGAAAAACAGCCAGGATTTCTCTCAGTCAGCAAGCTGGGCTTAAAGTGGGCCATGATGACTCAAGGTCGAATGGTGTGGCTAAAGGACTCCACCACTCCCAAAATCAGCCGTGGAGAAGTGAGGCGATTTCTTGCCCGGCTAAAATTTGTTGACTTTCCTCACAAG CTCTAG